One part of the Maridesulfovibrio bastinii DSM 16055 genome encodes these proteins:
- a CDS encoding sigma-54 interaction domain-containing protein: MKDKRITKISDLLERQVNLPSLLDEIPVGIAVIDADGMLKTVNRAWQTLTGADMHSMLGVKCIHGLRSDFCLKDCPVMNREKSFTPISREADIIDRSRAKIPIRLTLAPIFTKDDEFAGYIETIQDMRQVSELTGIASKAYSFSGLVGASTSMDKVFNMIPSIARTDSSVLITGETGTGKDMLAEAIHNASERAGSPFIKINSGALPETLLESELFGHVKGAFTGADENRPGRIRLANNGTLFLTEIGDLPLSLQVKLLSFLDDRVIYPVGGSKGFNADVRIIVATHRDLRAMVKNGTFRSDLLFRLNVVRMHLPPLRERGEDRILLKEHFLKEYCSRFNKKITKFSKQASRILAEYPYPGNVRELRNIVEYAVNFCDGDTINPEHLPPYLVEPAIMSSAGEHVDFSPETPPAGKHYSGTWNDTERNMIMEALIKCGGHKGDAAEMLGWSRSTLWRKIKKHLIED, from the coding sequence GTGAAAGATAAAAGAATAACTAAAATCTCCGACCTGCTGGAAAGACAGGTCAATCTGCCGAGCCTGCTGGATGAAATTCCGGTCGGGATAGCGGTAATTGATGCGGACGGTATGCTGAAAACCGTAAACAGGGCGTGGCAGACCCTCACCGGGGCGGATATGCACTCCATGCTTGGAGTCAAATGTATTCACGGGCTGCGCTCTGATTTCTGTCTTAAAGATTGCCCGGTCATGAACAGGGAAAAATCTTTCACTCCCATTTCCCGTGAAGCGGATATTATTGACCGCTCCAGAGCTAAAATACCCATCCGGTTGACCCTTGCCCCTATTTTTACAAAAGATGATGAATTTGCAGGATATATTGAAACAATTCAGGACATGCGTCAGGTCTCCGAGCTTACCGGAATAGCCAGCAAGGCCTACTCTTTCAGCGGGCTGGTAGGCGCAAGTACCAGCATGGACAAAGTTTTCAATATGATTCCCAGCATTGCCAGAACCGACTCTTCCGTACTCATCACCGGCGAGACTGGAACCGGTAAAGATATGCTGGCCGAGGCAATACATAATGCATCGGAGCGCGCAGGATCGCCATTTATCAAGATAAACAGTGGAGCGCTTCCTGAGACTCTGCTGGAATCTGAACTGTTCGGTCATGTTAAAGGAGCTTTCACCGGGGCAGACGAAAACCGTCCCGGAAGGATCAGGCTGGCTAATAACGGAACCCTGTTCCTGACCGAAATCGGCGATCTTCCGCTTTCACTTCAGGTAAAACTGCTTTCATTTCTTGATGACCGGGTCATCTATCCTGTTGGTGGTTCCAAGGGATTCAACGCTGACGTGCGTATTATCGTTGCCACGCATCGAGACCTCAGAGCCATGGTTAAAAACGGTACTTTCCGTTCCGATCTGCTCTTCCGCCTCAATGTGGTCAGAATGCACCTGCCGCCGCTTAGAGAACGCGGCGAAGACCGAATTCTGTTAAAGGAACATTTCCTTAAAGAATATTGTTCCCGATTCAATAAAAAAATTACTAAATTTTCAAAACAGGCCAGTAGAATACTGGCTGAATATCCTTACCCCGGCAATGTCCGGGAGCTCAGGAACATTGTAGAATATGCCGTTAATTTCTGTGACGGTGATACTATCAATCCTGAACATCTGCCCCCATATCTTGTTGAACCTGCAATAATGTCATCAGCAGGTGAGCACGTTGACTTTTCTCCTGAAACACCTCCTGCCGGAAAACATTATTCCGGGACATGGAACGACACTGAACGCAATATGATAATGGAAGCACTGATAAAATGCGGTGGACACAAGGGCGATGCCGCAGAAATGCTCGGCTGGAGCAGAAGCACCCTCTGGCGCAAGATTAAAAAGCATCTTATTGAGGATTAG
- a CDS encoding NifB/NifX family molybdenum-iron cluster-binding protein produces the protein MSRKVLIPLYNNEVAPRFDLATDVMTVEYDKTGKVSESVIVLPQASSEDLCALATSGNADVVICGGIGEEYYQYLVWKGITVYDDVTGPVDRIVHELRRGRLSSGTNLYHHPFSA, from the coding sequence ATGTCCAGAAAAGTACTCATACCGCTATATAACAATGAAGTCGCCCCAAGATTCGATCTGGCTACGGACGTAATGACCGTGGAATATGACAAAACAGGTAAAGTTTCAGAAAGTGTTATCGTGCTCCCGCAGGCTTCATCCGAGGACCTCTGCGCGCTGGCAACATCAGGAAACGCGGATGTTGTAATCTGCGGAGGCATAGGTGAAGAATATTATCAGTATCTGGTCTGGAAAGGTATAACCGTATATGATGATGTGACCGGGCCAGTGGATAGAATTGTTCACGAGCTTCGCCGGGGCAGACTTTCTTCAGGGACCAATCTTTACCACCATCCTTTCTCAGCTTAA
- a CDS encoding response regulator: MKVLIAEKNNKFRELLVQRLNESGLEVYGSGDLIESEEIITQLGLKYVVLDISGFGRQSLEFMQNVLRRDSGIKFILITRKDNVPLSIEAMKLGAYDEIAVPVDIAILNKKLLAAAAKPGRSREVS, translated from the coding sequence ATGAAGGTACTGATCGCTGAAAAAAATAATAAGTTCCGGGAACTTCTGGTACAAAGACTCAATGAATCCGGTCTGGAGGTTTACGGGTCCGGAGATCTCATTGAGTCAGAGGAAATAATCACACAACTCGGTCTTAAATATGTTGTGCTCGATATTTCAGGGTTTGGGAGGCAATCTCTTGAATTCATGCAGAATGTTCTGAGAAGGGACTCGGGAATCAAGTTCATTCTGATAACAAGAAAGGACAATGTTCCACTTTCGATAGAAGCCATGAAGCTCGGCGCATATGATGAAATCGCCGTGCCGGTGGATATAGCGATCTTGAACAAAAAACTTCTCGCCGCGGCTGCAAAGCCCGGACGGTCACGGGAAGTAAGCTAG
- a CDS encoding CBS domain-containing protein — translation MNNITVKDVMIPVSEYIRIRENETLYEAMQLLQKKLEQNGGSRTHHDLLVEENTGKIIGKVTMIDIINFMEPQYKKIITPVASHVLESSFVQKVFKDFNLWSESLGNLCHKAASAQISKIMHRLNEADLVNDEATLDSALHRYIMGVHQPILVTNREKTVVGVLRLGDVYEKVRQGILSCEIK, via the coding sequence GTGAACAATATCACTGTGAAAGATGTTATGATCCCTGTTTCCGAGTACATACGGATCAGGGAAAATGAAACTCTGTATGAAGCAATGCAATTGCTGCAGAAAAAACTGGAGCAAAACGGAGGAAGCCGAACCCACCATGATCTTCTTGTTGAAGAGAATACCGGGAAAATCATCGGCAAGGTTACCATGATCGATATTATCAATTTCATGGAACCGCAGTACAAAAAAATAATTACACCTGTTGCCAGCCATGTCCTTGAATCATCTTTTGTTCAGAAGGTTTTCAAGGACTTCAACCTGTGGTCGGAATCACTTGGCAATCTCTGCCATAAAGCGGCTTCGGCTCAAATTTCAAAGATAATGCACAGACTGAATGAAGCAGACCTCGTAAATGATGAAGCTACGCTTGATTCAGCCCTGCACCGCTACATTATGGGTGTCCATCAGCCCATACTGGTTACAAACCGGGAAAAAACTGTAGTCGGGGTGCTTCGTCTGGGGGACGTATACGAAAAAGTCAGGCAGGGTATTCTATCCTGCGAAATTAAATAA
- a CDS encoding SLC13 family permease, which produces MNAATVIRPGFDMKRLFFMLLGVLFFAVLYFCPPLPDAVDPLGKHFVLTKEAKGALAVFLLAGTWWVFEVVPIGITSLAIGVLQVLFFIRPAKVAFKDFMDPSVLFIFASIMIGLVFTKTGLTKRLAYKMLIIVGEKTSRIYLGVFVVTALLTHIMAHTAVAATVYPLLLAIYSLYGEGDKPTKFGKGLFMGMAFVAGAGSIITLLGAARGAVALGFFKEIVHKDITFFELTWYMAPVGWLIVFLLWGFFMIFMKPEKDTIPGLREKARELNDQMGPLTRNEILAAVLVGGVILIMSLRSFVPALQALDKTAIILLSSISFFIFKILDINDLEDIPWNIILLFAGAMSIGFCLWETGAAKWLAVNWLAMFKDAHWFIFVMSIAFFVMIMTNFIMNVAAIAISLPVALVIAPYLGVAPEVILFAALVVAGMPFLLLVGAAPNAIAYDSGQFTTGEFFLYGIPASIMLMLVVGLAILVIWPVMGMPITLQ; this is translated from the coding sequence ATGAACGCCGCAACTGTTATCCGTCCCGGATTTGACATGAAGCGACTTTTCTTCATGCTTCTGGGGGTGTTGTTTTTTGCTGTACTTTATTTTTGTCCGCCTCTGCCTGACGCGGTTGATCCTCTCGGAAAGCATTTTGTTCTCACCAAGGAAGCAAAAGGCGCGCTGGCTGTTTTTCTGCTGGCCGGAACATGGTGGGTTTTTGAGGTCGTACCGATCGGAATAACTTCGCTCGCCATCGGAGTTCTTCAGGTCCTGTTTTTTATTCGCCCGGCAAAGGTTGCCTTTAAAGACTTCATGGACCCATCGGTACTTTTTATCTTCGCTTCAATTATGATCGGACTTGTTTTTACCAAGACAGGACTGACGAAACGACTTGCATACAAAATGCTCATAATCGTGGGCGAAAAGACAAGCCGTATTTATCTCGGCGTATTTGTTGTAACAGCCCTGCTTACCCATATCATGGCTCACACTGCTGTTGCAGCAACTGTATACCCGCTGCTTTTAGCTATTTATTCACTTTATGGAGAGGGAGATAAGCCGACCAAGTTCGGAAAGGGTCTTTTTATGGGCATGGCTTTTGTTGCCGGAGCAGGATCAATCATAACCCTGCTTGGAGCTGCAAGAGGTGCTGTAGCTCTTGGATTCTTTAAGGAAATTGTCCACAAGGACATAACCTTTTTCGAGCTGACATGGTACATGGCACCGGTTGGCTGGCTGATCGTATTCCTGCTCTGGGGATTCTTCATGATCTTTATGAAGCCTGAAAAGGATACCATCCCCGGACTCCGTGAAAAAGCCCGTGAACTGAACGACCAGATGGGACCTCTGACAAGAAATGAGATTCTCGCTGCGGTTCTCGTGGGCGGAGTCATTCTTATTATGAGCCTGAGATCATTTGTTCCGGCACTTCAGGCTTTGGATAAGACAGCCATTATCCTTTTATCATCAATTTCATTTTTTATTTTCAAAATACTGGATATAAATGATCTGGAAGATATTCCGTGGAACATCATCCTGCTCTTTGCAGGTGCAATGTCCATCGGCTTCTGCCTTTGGGAAACAGGTGCAGCCAAGTGGCTGGCTGTAAACTGGCTGGCCATGTTCAAGGACGCGCACTGGTTTATATTTGTTATGTCCATAGCCTTTTTCGTGATGATAATGACAAACTTCATCATGAACGTTGCGGCAATTGCAATATCACTCCCGGTAGCGCTGGTAATTGCGCCTTATCTCGGCGTTGCCCCGGAAGTAATTCTATTTGCAGCACTTGTTGTAGCCGGTATGCCTTTCCTCCTGCTGGTTGGAGCCGCACCGAATGCAATAGCCTATGATTCAGGGCAGTTCACTACCGGAGAATTTTTCTTGTACGGTATTCCTGCCAGTATAATGCTGATGTTGGTAGTAGGACTAGCCATTCTGGTTATTTGGCCAGTAATGGGAATGCCCATTACCTTGCAATAA